The following proteins are encoded in a genomic region of Corylus avellana chromosome ca4, CavTom2PMs-1.0:
- the LOC132177303 gene encoding LOW QUALITY PROTEIN: RNA-binding motif protein 25 (The sequence of the model RefSeq protein was modified relative to this genomic sequence to represent the inferred CDS: deleted 1 base in 1 codon) yields MADPPATLESNPPQTETETPNPQPNQPDPAPASIPPQPQSSSFTPIAVHPNPNAPPLASAPPTPVSYAPPPAAPSFRPVPQFSPMPSPNYQNPSGVQVQPPGVSGGVPPMLPPHMVPYQVPPGQPPRPYPPHMPNGYPAVPAGTMPHHGIPRYPSPYTAMVRPPFPPRLPGAIGVLPAVSRPPIPGVPGVRPIMPPVVRPAFVPPVTLAEKPQTTVYVGKIASTVENNFMLSLLQLCGPVKSWKRAQDPTNGTPKGFGFCEFESAEGVLRALRLLSKLNIDGQELVLNVNQATKEYLERYVDKETEKSKKLKDAQAAVPVKEDESAEVVEKSEQLKPSVEDSNKEDNGTGNKESHDFANFGIVTDEDKEADQEALEKLTSMIEERLKTMPPPPPPPPPPAQVTGDGSVNSNSDVPAKSRDGDSEMRNAEDKNDDETTSETKPTSEHDRPETSSPDRSRRYDRRSRDRDRERDLKREKEREIERYERETERERVRKEREQRRKIEEAERLYEESLKEWEYREREKEKQRQYEKEREKERERKRKKEIKYDEEEDDDDSRRRWRRSMLEEKRKKRLREREDDLADGRKEEEEIAEAKRRAEEEQQQKQQRDALKVSSNHVVNGSAKTVLAAETFSVEIKDNAVEQGYEGDSARESHIGEEIVQNGTGEESTMASIGASDARHTGNAFAKKLGFGLVGSGKRTAVPSVFHEEDDDDARNEKKMRPLVPLDYSTEELEAVQPTIPGAPPPNLAAAAEFAKRISNVNPKDDKPDTDRERSRRSNDKSGQRDRDRDRDRGDEDVSRTRDENKARILDWERDREQGLDKLKTPDNKKLFSLKQLIDMIPKTKEELFSYEINWAVYDKHELHERMRPWISKKITEFLGEEETTLVDYIVSSTQDHVKASQMLELLQSILDDEAEMFVLKMWRMLIYEIKRVEAGLTSK; encoded by the exons ATGGCTGATCCACCTGCAACCCTAGAATCCAATCCTCCACAAACCGAAACCGAAACCCCCAACCCCCAACCAAACCAGCCTGATCCAGCACCCGCCTCCATTCCACCACAACCCCAATCATCATCATTCACACCTATCGCTGTACACCCTAATCCGAACGCGCCGCCTCTGGCGTCTGCGCCACCTACTCCGGTATCCTACGCGCCGCCACCGGCCGCACCTTCGTTCCGCCCGGTCCCACAGTTCTCACCGATGCCGAGTCCGAATTACCAAAACCCTAGCGGAGTTCAGGTTCAGCCACCTGGTGTGAGTGGCGGCGTTCCGCCGATGCTGCCGCCACATATGGTGCCATATCAGGTGCCGCCGGGGCAGCCTCCAAGACCGTACCCGCCACATATGCCGAATGGGTACCCGGCAGTGCCAGCGGGGACTATGCCTCATCACG GAATTCCTCGTTATCCATCTCCATACACAGCTATGGTTCGGCCTCCATTTCCTCCACGTCTACCAGGAGCAATTGGTGTGCTTCCAGCAGTGTCACGCCCTCCAATTCCGGGGGTTCCTGGAGTTCGTCCGATTATGCCCCCTGTTGTTAGGCCAGCTTTTGTTCCTCCTGTTACTCTAGCTGAGAAACCACAAACCACAGTTTATGTTGGTAAGATTGCATCGACAGTTGAAAACAATTTTATGCTGTCTCTCCTTCAG CTTTGTGGACCCGTCAAAAGTTGGAAACGTGCTCAAGATCCCACAAATGGGACTCCTAAAGGCTTTGGGTTCTGTGAATTTGAGTCCGCTGAAGGGGTTCTTCGTGCATTGCGTCTACTTAGTAAACTTAATATTGATGGGCAAGAATTAGTG TTAAATGTTAATCAAGCAACAAAAGAATATCTGGAACGCTATGTAGACAAAGAAACTGAAAAATCGAAGAAACTTAAAGATGCACAAGCTGCAGTACCTGTGAAAGAGGATGAAAGTGCAGAAGTTGTTGAGAAGAGTGAACAATTAAAGCCTTCTGTAGAGGACTCAAATAAAGAGGACAATGGTACAGGGAACAAGGAAAGTCATGATTTTGCTAATTTTGGAATTGTGACTGATGAGGACAAGGAAGCTGACCAAGAGGCCTTGGAGAAGCTTACAAGCATGATAGAGGAGAGACTAAAGACCATGCCTCCACCTCCGCCCCCGCCCCCGCCCCCTGCACAAGTAACTGGTGATGGCTCAGTGAATTCAAACTCAGATGTTCCTGCTAAATCGAGGGATGGGGACTCTGAAATGAGAAATG CTGAAGATAAAAATGATGACGAGACAACTAGTGAAACCAAACCAACAAGTGAGCATGATAGGCCTGAAACAAGTTCACCTGATAGGAGTAGAAGGTATGATAGGAGAAGTAGAGATAGAGACCGAGAGCGGGATCTGAAAAGGGAGAAGGAGCGGGAGATTGAAAGATATGAAAGAGAAACAGAGCGAGAGCGGGTTAGGAAAGAAAGGGAGCAAAGAAGAAAGATTGAGGAGGCTGAGCGTCTGTATGAAGAGTCTCTTAAAGAATGGgagtatagagaaagagagaaagag aaacagCGGCAGtatgagaaagagagggaaaaagagAGGGAACGCAAACGAAAGAAGGAGATAAaatatgatgaagaagaagatgatgatgattcaAGAAGAAGGTGGCGCCGGAGTATGttagaagagaagagaaagaaaagactACGGGAAAGGGAAGATGACTTGGCTGATGGACGCAAAGAAGAGGAGGAAATTGCTGAGGCGAAGAGGAGAGCTGAGGAGGAACAGCAACAGAAGCAACAGAGAGATGCTTTGAAGGTTTCATCCAATCATGTAGTAAATGGAAGTGCAAAAACTGTTTTGGCCGCTGAAACATTCAGTGTTGAAATAAAAGATAATGCTGTTGAACAGGGTTATGAAGGTGATTCTGCTCGGGAGAGCCATATAG GTGAAGAGATTGTACAAAACGGTACTGGGGAGGAATCAACCATGGCATCAATTGGGGCATCAGACGCACGGCATACTGGCAATGCCTTCGCAAAAAAGTTGGGGTTCGGTTTAGTTGGCTCTGGAAAACGAACTGCTGTCCCTTCTGTCTTCCATgaggaggatgatgatgatgcacGTAACGAGAAAAAGATGAGGCCTCTTGTCCCTCTTGATTACTCAACTGAGGAACTGGAGGCTGTCCAACCTACTATACCTGGTGCACCACCACCGAATTTGGCTGCAGCAGCAGAATTTGCAAAGCGCATATCAAATGTCAATCCCAAAGACGATAAGCCTGATACAGATAGAGAAAGAAGTAGACGTTCTAATGACAAGTCAGGCCAGCGGGATAGGGATAGGGATAGGGATAGGGGTGATGAGGATGTTAGTCGCACCAGAGATGAGAACAAAGCGAGGATTCTTGACTGGGAGAGGGATCGGGAACAGGGGCTGGATAAACTGAAGACACCGGATAACAAGAAGCTTTTCAGTTTAAAACAATTGATAGATATGATACCAAAGACCAAGGAGGAGTTATTCTCATATGAGATCAATTGGGCCGTGTATGACAAG